The genomic stretch TACTTTTCGCAGTCAATCAAAAATTCCAAATCAGTAAATGCGGTTCTTATGGTCAGTTCGCCGTACAAAAATCTGCGGCATCTGGAATTTTTAATTTTTGTAAATTATGTTCCTTCTCAAGGGTATCTAAATCTTATTCCTATTCCGAAAGAGGCTAGGATCCCCAAGCATTCAAAAACTGTTACAACCTTAGAAAAAGTATTTGACAGCTCCTGCAAAAGCGAAAAAAACATGCACGTGGTTTCCCGCAGAGTTATAAAAGAAATTGAAGATATTTTTCAAAATAAATCTGCCATTCCGAACTATGTTGCTTTTGATTTAGTTTCTTTAGAAAGGCTTATTGATATTATGGGGGGGATAACTTTAGATATTGACGAGCCTGTAAACAAAAAGGACGAAAATGGAAACCTAACAGTTTTTCTTTCTACCGGCAGCTATCGTTTAAATGCTTCTGATACTTTGGAATATGTCAGACTTATGAATACATCCTCGCGTGCAGATAATGCATTAAGGAAACAGCTATTCTTAAAAGCGTTCCTTAAAAAGATTTCAAGCCCGGCGCTTTTCTTTAAAATGCCTTGGATAATACCCGTAATAAATTCAAATTTAGAATCTAACTTGAATCCGTGGGATCTTATGTTTGGCTTTTTTGAATTGAAAAACATCAAAAGAGAAAATATTCAAGTGTTTCAAATGCCGGGACATTTTAAGGGCGCATATTTTGAGCCGGATAATGAAAGTATTAAGGGCCTTTTTGATAAACTATTTCCTTCAAAAGATATCTCGCTGTACAGCGGCCCCAAGGTGCGCCTTGAGGTTTGGAATGCCTCCGGAAAGAACAATCTGGCTGAAAAAATTACCTGGATATTAAGAGAAAAAGGCTACGATGTTGTGGAATGGGGCACGTTTTCGGTAAAGCAGAAAAAAACTCTTATAAAAGATTTATCGGGGGATTTAAAAACCGCACAAAAAATATCAAATATTATTTCCTGCGGCGAAATAGTAACGCGTTATGAAGCAAAAAGATACATCGATATCTCTTTAATACTCGGCGAGGATTGTAAGATTGAATAGGAAAAGGATAAACTTTTTGGTTCTTGCGCGAGCCGCAGCAAAAATTGCCGATGACAAAAAAGGCGAAGAAATATATATTCTGAATGTAAAAAAATATTCCAGTCTTGCCGATTATTTTCTGCTCATTACCGCCAATTCTTATCCTCAGATTCGCGCAATAAGCGAACATATAAAGAAGTCAATCAAAGAAGATTTTGATCTGCTTCCCATACATAAAGAAGGAAAATATTCCGATTCCTGGGCGGTATTAGATTACGGCGGACTTTTGATACATGTCATGTCTTTAAAAGCGCGAAAATTCTACAGGCTTGATAAGCTCTGGGAAAATGCAAGGCATATATCGTTTGAAAAATAAATTAGGGGGCACTGAAAAACTCATTGCCCCCTTGATTACACTGATTACAGAATTGATTACACAGATTACGATTGACGGTGAATCGGTGTAATCTTGCCGTTATCTGTGTAATCAAGGGCTTAATGAAAAATATTTTCGTAACAAAAAGTGTAAGCTTTTTGATGAAATGCGTGTTAAAACCGTGCACTTCTAAGTTCTTTTTTTTCGTATAACTTATTAATAATTCAATCATTAGTTCTATTTTTCAGTAAGCCCTAGATTAAGTCCAAGGAATGATTTTTTTCCACCAGGGGAGTGTTTTGGTTTCAATCAGCTTAACTTGACTTCCTTTGCCCAACACAGTTTCCCCGATAAT from Elusimicrobiota bacterium encodes the following:
- the rsfS gene encoding ribosome silencing factor — encoded protein: MNRKRINFLVLARAAAKIADDKKGEEIYILNVKKYSSLADYFLLITANSYPQIRAISEHIKKSIKEDFDLLPIHKEGKYSDSWAVLDYGGLLIHVMSLKARKFYRLDKLWENARHISFEK
- a CDS encoding LCP family protein; its protein translation is MKFNKPQLLLFLTVLFLIFSIYLSFSSYFSQSIKNSKSVNAVLMVSSPYKNLRHLEFLIFVNYVPSQGYLNLIPIPKEARIPKHSKTVTTLEKVFDSSCKSEKNMHVVSRRVIKEIEDIFQNKSAIPNYVAFDLVSLERLIDIMGGITLDIDEPVNKKDENGNLTVFLSTGSYRLNASDTLEYVRLMNTSSRADNALRKQLFLKAFLKKISSPALFFKMPWIIPVINSNLESNLNPWDLMFGFFELKNIKRENIQVFQMPGHFKGAYFEPDNESIKGLFDKLFPSKDISLYSGPKVRLEVWNASGKNNLAEKITWILREKGYDVVEWGTFSVKQKKTLIKDLSGDLKTAQKISNIISCGEIVTRYEAKRYIDISLILGEDCKIE